The following are from one region of the Paenibacillus sabinae T27 genome:
- a CDS encoding ABC transporter permease, whose product MVKVLRSIWNSIYKLLSIILFLALWEIIARLHLVNTVFFPPFTKVVVALWQLTVSGVLVENLFISLRRSLTGFILGLAFSIPLGLLIGWYRGFERFIDPLFQTFRNLSVLALLPIFILFFGIGETSRVAVIFWAVLWAVLLNTIAGVKSTDLSLIKAARSMGISKLSLFTKVVLPGALPSIFTGIRLSATTSVLVLIAAEMLGANTGLGYQLYFFQANVKPPETFAIVIVLALLGLAVNYSLAALEKRTFRYREELPDTGKTF is encoded by the coding sequence GTGGTCAAAGTATTAAGATCAATCTGGAATTCTATATATAAGCTGCTGTCGATCATTCTGTTCTTGGCGCTTTGGGAAATTATCGCACGGCTGCACTTGGTCAACACTGTCTTTTTCCCTCCATTCACCAAAGTCGTCGTCGCGTTATGGCAGCTTACCGTATCCGGAGTGCTTGTCGAGAACCTGTTTATCAGTTTGCGCAGATCATTGACCGGGTTTATTCTGGGACTCGCATTCTCCATTCCCCTTGGACTCCTCATCGGCTGGTACAGAGGCTTCGAACGCTTCATCGACCCGTTGTTCCAAACCTTCCGCAATCTTTCCGTGCTGGCTCTGCTGCCGATATTCATTCTTTTTTTCGGTATTGGCGAGACTTCCAGAGTAGCCGTTATCTTCTGGGCGGTTTTATGGGCCGTCCTTCTGAACACGATCGCCGGTGTAAAATCGACTGACCTCAGCCTGATTAAAGCGGCACGATCAATGGGAATTTCCAAACTGTCATTGTTTACAAAGGTCGTTTTGCCGGGAGCGCTGCCCTCCATTTTTACAGGAATCCGGTTAAGTGCCACCACTTCGGTTCTGGTGCTGATCGCAGCCGAAATGCTGGGAGCCAATACAGGGCTTGGCTATCAGCTCTACTTCTTTCAGGCTAATGTGAAACCTCCGGAAACGTTCGCCATTGTTATCGTTCTGGCACTGCTCGGACTTGCGGTCAATTATTCATTGGCGGCGCTGGAAAAAAGGACGTTCAGATACCGGGAGGAGCTGCCGGATACCGGAAAGACGTTCTGA
- a CDS encoding ABC transporter substrate-binding protein, translating into MIRRFAFVLLISVLLIISAGCGNDNSAASGKPDSDGLFPIRVATQTGFNEITIADELGYFKEEGIKIEDTGVLGKGVTEYQLIAQGINDAFISGHPPNVAQARLAGLKMLAVAPGMVDNKDFPHVRYLVQDSSPIHSLNDIIGKKVAISNVAPCTDGYLKYYLSQQHLSGDINWTTLPSPGQQEQSLEQGLVDVTTSHPPFAGIALKQKGIRQIATSWDILHSPGAGLSVRGFSEDFIKQHPDVVKGFTRALAKVRPWINSHQEEAKRIVAKQLKLEPEDLSVFWYDEDKDINQDYIKQWFDISEQIGLWKKGDIQPADIFTNEYAPQ; encoded by the coding sequence GTGATTAGACGTTTTGCATTTGTATTGCTTATTTCCGTACTGCTTATTATTTCCGCAGGCTGCGGGAACGACAATTCTGCCGCAAGCGGCAAACCGGATAGCGATGGCCTTTTTCCGATTCGGGTGGCGACCCAGACCGGGTTCAATGAAATCACGATCGCCGATGAACTCGGTTATTTTAAGGAAGAAGGCATCAAGATTGAAGATACGGGAGTGCTCGGCAAAGGAGTAACGGAATATCAGCTGATTGCCCAAGGGATAAATGACGCATTTATCAGCGGCCATCCGCCGAATGTAGCTCAGGCCCGTCTGGCTGGTCTCAAAATGTTGGCTGTCGCCCCCGGAATGGTAGACAACAAAGATTTCCCCCACGTAAGATACCTCGTTCAGGACAGCAGCCCGATCCACTCGCTGAACGACATCATTGGGAAGAAAGTAGCCATTTCGAACGTAGCTCCCTGCACGGATGGTTACTTGAAATACTATTTAAGCCAGCAGCATTTGTCTGGGGATATAAACTGGACAACTCTGCCGTCGCCCGGGCAGCAGGAGCAATCGCTGGAACAAGGGCTGGTTGATGTGACGACCTCGCATCCTCCCTTTGCCGGCATAGCGCTCAAGCAGAAAGGAATCCGACAGATCGCTACAAGCTGGGATATTTTGCATTCCCCCGGGGCCGGACTTTCCGTTCGCGGGTTCAGCGAAGATTTTATTAAGCAGCATCCTGATGTGGTAAAAGGCTTTACAAGAGCGCTCGCCAAGGTGCGGCCATGGATAAATTCGCATCAAGAAGAAGCGAAGCGGATCGTCGCCAAGCAGTTGAAGCTGGAGCCGGAAGATCTCAGCGTGTTCTGGTACGATGAAGACAAAGACATTAACCAGGACTATATCAAACAGTGGTTCGATATTTCCGAACAAATCGGCTTGTGGAAAAAGGGAGATATTCAGCCTGCCGACATCTTTACTAATGAGTATGCGCCCCAGTAG
- a CDS encoding phosphoglycerate dehydrogenase has protein sequence MPKVVALPRSFSRSEEAKEMLLQAGFEVIWNTEGRPLKEAELIEVIKGADALITGIDEVTAKVLEAGAPTLKVVAKYGVGYDNIDVEAANRLGIPVTITPGAPTRSVAELALTLMLSVSRHIPQMNVGVRDGGWNRITGTELGDKVLGVVGLGAIGAEVVKRAVAFDMKVIAYDAFVRQDMIDKYGVQYVTLEELYAQSDYITLHAPALPETVGMINKESLAQMKKSAILINTARGDLVVEQDLYEALSSGQIAGAGLDTFVQEPPATLDIVGLPNVVTSPHVGSNTVEAGYRMAKMAAEEAIRAVNGEAPKFPVKVPVNK, from the coding sequence ATGCCAAAAGTAGTCGCACTTCCGCGTTCTTTCTCCCGTTCGGAGGAAGCGAAGGAAATGCTCCTTCAGGCTGGATTCGAGGTCATCTGGAATACGGAAGGTCGTCCGCTGAAGGAAGCGGAACTGATTGAAGTCATCAAGGGCGCGGACGCGCTCATTACCGGGATCGACGAGGTTACGGCGAAGGTGCTGGAAGCTGGCGCTCCGACACTCAAGGTCGTAGCCAAGTATGGCGTCGGCTATGACAACATTGATGTGGAAGCCGCGAACCGTCTGGGCATTCCGGTTACGATTACGCCGGGCGCTCCTACCCGCTCGGTAGCGGAGCTGGCGCTCACTTTAATGCTGAGCGTCTCCCGTCACATCCCGCAGATGAATGTGGGAGTAAGAGACGGGGGCTGGAACCGCATTACCGGCACAGAGCTTGGAGACAAAGTGCTGGGCGTCGTTGGTCTTGGCGCCATCGGAGCCGAGGTTGTGAAGCGCGCAGTTGCATTTGATATGAAGGTCATTGCATATGATGCCTTTGTCCGTCAGGATATGATCGACAAGTATGGCGTGCAGTACGTTACGCTTGAAGAGCTGTATGCGCAGTCCGATTACATTACCCTGCACGCTCCGGCGCTCCCGGAAACGGTCGGCATGATCAACAAGGAATCTCTGGCTCAAATGAAGAAGTCCGCGATTCTGATCAATACAGCCCGCGGAGATCTGGTCGTCGAGCAGGATTTGTACGAGGCGCTGTCCTCGGGACAAATCGCGGGCGCCGGACTGGATACTTTTGTTCAAGAGCCGCCTGCAACGCTGGACATCGTCGGCCTGCCCAATGTGGTGACCTCGCCGCATGTCGGCTCCAACACGGTAGAAGCTGGTTACCGGATGGCAAAAATGGCCGCGGAAGAAGCTATTCGCGCGGTGAATGGAGAAGCGCCTAAATTCCCGGTCAAGGTCCCGGTTAACAAGTAA
- a CDS encoding bifunctional 2-keto-4-hydroxyglutarate aldolase/2-keto-3-deoxy-6-phosphogluconate aldolase: MKKLRIINQIHEGGVVAVLRGDSPEEVVEMAKQSIAGGIKIIEVTLTVPFALRAIEKLAAEYSSSAPADSDKYAVIGAGTVLDPETARAAILSGSEFIVGPSLNPETVKLCNRYRVPIMPGVMTAKEIQEALDLGVDVVKLFPGNLYSPSMIKAFKGPLPQANVMPTGGVNLENLKDWIKAGAFAVGIGSDLTTDAIREKDYSLVAKKSAQYIEAFKAAIK, from the coding sequence ATGAAGAAACTGCGTATTATCAACCAAATACATGAGGGTGGCGTCGTTGCGGTACTCCGCGGGGACTCCCCTGAAGAAGTAGTGGAAATGGCGAAGCAATCGATCGCCGGCGGCATCAAAATTATCGAAGTTACGCTGACCGTACCGTTCGCACTGAGAGCGATCGAGAAGCTGGCCGCTGAATATTCTTCGAGTGCGCCTGCTGACTCCGATAAATATGCGGTGATCGGCGCAGGAACCGTGCTGGACCCTGAGACCGCCCGCGCTGCTATCCTGAGCGGATCGGAATTTATCGTTGGCCCGTCGCTGAATCCGGAAACAGTCAAGCTGTGCAACCGGTACCGTGTGCCAATCATGCCGGGGGTTATGACGGCGAAGGAAATTCAGGAAGCACTCGACCTGGGTGTTGATGTTGTGAAGCTGTTCCCTGGAAATCTGTATTCCCCGTCCATGATCAAAGCCTTTAAAGGTCCTCTGCCGCAAGCGAACGTAATGCCGACCGGCGGGGTTAACCTGGAGAACCTGAAGGATTGGATCAAAGCCGGAGCATTTGCCGTCGGTATCGGTTCCGACTTGACGACGGATGCCATTCGCGAGAAGGACTACAGCCTGGTTGCCAAGAAATCGGCCCAGTATATTGAAGCATTCAAAGCAGCGATTAAATAA
- a CDS encoding sugar kinase encodes MKSCDVVTFGEAMAMFIADRPGELHQIEKFTKALAGAETNVSIGLARLGFGMRWISKIGNDAFGKFIVEALRKENVDVDAVFVDDRYPTGFQMKSKVLDGDPQVQYFRKGSAASTICPGDVDMSFFTSAKHLHLTGIPAAISSCARELSFEAIKAMRAEGRSISFDVNLRPKLWGSEAEMIETVNALAVQADWVLPGMGEGKLLTGYSNHRDIAAYYLDRGVQLVAVKLGPEGAYYRTPTEEGIVEGFKVQAVDTVGAGDGFAVGLISGLLDGLSVSEAVRRGNAIGALAVTAEGDSEGLPTRGQLSAFMEASVII; translated from the coding sequence ATGAAATCATGCGATGTTGTAACATTCGGAGAAGCCATGGCTATGTTCATCGCTGATCGTCCGGGCGAGCTGCATCAAATTGAAAAATTTACGAAAGCTCTGGCCGGAGCAGAAACAAATGTCTCGATCGGTCTGGCCCGACTCGGCTTTGGCATGCGGTGGATCAGCAAAATCGGAAACGACGCATTTGGTAAATTCATTGTCGAAGCTCTCCGCAAAGAGAATGTAGATGTGGATGCGGTGTTTGTAGATGATCGTTATCCGACGGGATTCCAGATGAAATCCAAGGTGCTGGACGGCGATCCGCAGGTTCAGTATTTCCGCAAAGGCTCTGCCGCCAGCACAATCTGCCCGGGAGATGTCGACATGAGCTTCTTTACCTCGGCAAAGCATCTCCATTTGACAGGGATTCCGGCAGCTATCTCGTCCTGCGCTCGCGAGCTCTCCTTTGAAGCGATCAAAGCGATGAGAGCAGAGGGCCGGAGCATTTCATTCGACGTTAACCTGCGGCCGAAGCTGTGGGGCAGCGAAGCCGAAATGATCGAAACGGTCAACGCGCTTGCTGTTCAAGCGGACTGGGTTCTTCCGGGCATGGGAGAAGGCAAGCTGCTCACCGGTTATTCCAACCACAGAGATATTGCAGCCTACTATCTGGACCGCGGAGTACAACTCGTGGCTGTGAAGCTTGGACCGGAAGGCGCGTATTACCGCACTCCGACCGAAGAAGGCATTGTCGAAGGTTTCAAAGTGCAGGCTGTCGATACGGTCGGTGCCGGAGACGGATTTGCAGTAGGTTTAATCAGCGGTCTGCTTGACGGCCTGTCGGTAAGCGAAGCGGTACGCCGCGGAAACGCCATCGGAGCTCTTGCCGTAACAGCGGAAGGCGATTCGGAAGGTCTTCCAACCCGCGGACAGCTGTCAGCTTTTATGGAAGCATCCGTTATTATTTAA
- a CDS encoding GNAT family N-acetyltransferase, which translates to MRIHSNILSLRKTEEKDLEFVLAAERSEDNRPFIGQWTAEQHRAALHDAGMLHLVIETDMGEPAGYVIVTGLQNANLSVCIQRIVIERKGRGYGKEMLPLLIRWLFRSTPVHRLWLDVREHNVRARHLYETVGFVYEGTLRDCVMTENGFESEHILSILRPEYEAGR; encoded by the coding sequence ATGCGGATTCATTCGAATATCCTCTCGCTGAGGAAGACCGAGGAGAAGGATCTGGAATTCGTGCTGGCCGCTGAAAGAAGTGAGGACAACCGGCCGTTTATCGGCCAATGGACGGCGGAGCAGCACCGCGCCGCGCTGCATGATGCCGGGATGCTGCATCTGGTCATCGAGACGGACATGGGGGAGCCGGCGGGGTACGTGATCGTAACCGGCCTTCAAAACGCTAATCTTTCCGTCTGCATCCAGCGCATTGTCATCGAGCGCAAGGGCCGCGGATACGGCAAAGAGATGCTGCCGCTGCTTATCCGCTGGCTTTTTCGCAGCACCCCGGTTCATCGGCTGTGGCTGGATGTCCGGGAGCATAATGTTCGAGCGCGGCATCTTTATGAAACCGTCGGCTTTGTTTATGAGGGCACACTTCGAGACTGCGTTATGACGGAAAACGGGTTCGAGTCGGAACATATCCTGTCGATCTTACGGCCGGAATACGAGGCGGGACGTTAG
- a CDS encoding MFS transporter, whose product MENKLLAPSRWLKLIPVIFFTYSLAYLDRANYSFGSASGMADDLHITPSASSLLGALFFLGYFFFQIPGATYAAKRSAKKLVFFCLILWGSCAAATGLVNDIRVLYVIRFTLGVVESAVMPAMLVFLSNWFTKSERSRANTFLILGNPVTVLWMSIVSGYLVHGLGWRHMFIIEGLPSVIWAFFWWKLVKDKPAEAKWLSDAEKKDLEQALLEEQKGMKEVKNYREAFKNPKVIMLSIQYFFWSIGVYGFVMWLPSIIKESSGMGIVNAGWLSSVPYLAAIIGMLGVSYYADRTMNRKGAVWVCLLVGAIAFYGSYLIGASNFWLSYSLLVIAGGAMYAPYGPFFAIIPELLPKNVSGGAMALINSFGALGSFAGSYVVGYLNGSTGSPDASFIFMSLALVVSVVMTIVVKTPKGNAPDGEKLAA is encoded by the coding sequence ATGGAAAATAAATTGCTGGCTCCAAGCCGATGGTTAAAACTGATTCCTGTTATTTTTTTCACATATAGCTTGGCTTACCTGGACCGCGCCAACTACAGCTTCGGTTCGGCATCGGGTATGGCAGATGATTTGCACATAACACCATCCGCTTCTTCGCTGCTCGGAGCGCTGTTCTTCCTGGGTTACTTCTTCTTTCAAATTCCCGGCGCTACTTACGCAGCCAAGAGAAGTGCCAAGAAGCTCGTGTTCTTCTGTCTTATCTTGTGGGGCTCCTGTGCTGCTGCGACCGGTCTCGTCAATGATATCCGGGTCCTCTATGTCATCCGGTTTACACTTGGAGTCGTAGAAAGCGCTGTAATGCCGGCGATGCTCGTCTTCCTCAGCAACTGGTTCACCAAAAGCGAACGTTCCCGTGCAAATACGTTCCTGATTCTCGGTAATCCCGTTACAGTACTCTGGATGTCCATCGTATCCGGATATCTGGTGCATGGCCTCGGCTGGCGCCACATGTTCATCATCGAAGGCTTGCCTTCCGTAATTTGGGCCTTCTTCTGGTGGAAGCTTGTCAAGGACAAACCGGCCGAAGCCAAATGGTTGTCTGACGCTGAAAAGAAAGATCTTGAACAAGCGCTTCTGGAAGAACAAAAGGGTATGAAAGAAGTTAAGAACTACCGCGAAGCGTTTAAAAACCCGAAAGTTATTATGCTGTCTATCCAATATTTCTTCTGGAGTATCGGTGTTTACGGTTTCGTAATGTGGCTTCCTTCTATTATTAAAGAGTCGTCTGGTATGGGAATTGTCAATGCAGGCTGGCTGTCCTCGGTTCCGTACCTGGCTGCCATCATCGGTATGCTTGGCGTATCTTACTACGCAGACCGCACCATGAACCGCAAAGGCGCTGTATGGGTTTGTCTGCTGGTCGGCGCAATCGCCTTCTATGGTTCCTATTTGATCGGAGCTTCGAACTTCTGGCTTTCCTACTCGCTGCTGGTTATCGCCGGAGGAGCGATGTATGCACCTTATGGACCTTTCTTCGCGATCATTCCGGAGCTTCTGCCGAAGAACGTTTCGGGCGGCGCGATGGCGCTGATCAACAGCTTCGGTGCACTTGGATCTTTTGCAGGCTCGTACGTTGTTGGTTACCTGAACGGCTCCACCGGTTCGCCTGACGCTTCCTTTATCTTCATGTCGCTGGCGCTTGTTGTATCCGTTGTAATGACCATTGTTGTAAAAACGCCTAAGGGAAACGCTCCTGACGGTGAAAAATTGGCCGCTTAA
- the ilvD gene encoding dihydroxy-acid dehydratase, translating into MSNRISTISPFTRAILKAHLCSCGVDYSKMDKPVIAVANSWNEIVPGHVHLRQLADRVKAGIEAAGGLALEFNTIAVCDGIAQGHEGMKYSLPSREIVADSVETMVKAHGIFDGMVVLSSCDKIVPGMLMAAARLNLPGLVVLGGVMPNHIKPKESKAARRAFLDGKLDEKGLVEVTNQYYPGPGACPFLGTANTMQGLSEALGMAMPNTSWMQALSDEQLDAAEAAGRQAVELVKKGITPSQIMTREAFENAISVLLAMGGSLNACLHLPAIAHELGIELPMTLFDDISRRVPFLAGVTPNNQEYTTNDLQRAGGMKALMKELGGLLHTGALTVTGDIVENNIADAEVLDRDVIRTLEEPLDKEGGVAVLVGNLAADGALIKQSAVAPELRSFTGPAKVFNSEEAFSDAYEAGLIEEGDAVVIRYEGPKGGPGMRELHRCTEILGKFKRAALVTDGRFSGATSGLSIGYASPEAAEGGTIALVQDGDLIEIDIATRKLQLHVSDEELAKRAKHLEEFKVEASKLLRLYAQHASSASKGGVRVVSEGNSESQVSKEEVTVCQK; encoded by the coding sequence ATGAGTAACCGAATTTCTACTATTTCGCCTTTTACAAGAGCGATTCTGAAAGCTCACCTGTGCTCTTGCGGCGTAGACTACTCCAAAATGGATAAGCCCGTCATCGCCGTTGCCAACTCCTGGAACGAAATCGTGCCGGGTCATGTGCATTTGCGCCAACTGGCTGACCGTGTGAAGGCAGGCATCGAGGCAGCCGGCGGTCTGGCTCTGGAATTCAACACCATCGCCGTTTGCGATGGCATCGCGCAAGGGCATGAAGGCATGAAATATTCGCTGCCTAGCCGCGAAATCGTGGCCGACAGTGTGGAAACGATGGTGAAGGCGCATGGTATTTTTGACGGCATGGTCGTCCTGAGCTCCTGCGACAAAATCGTTCCGGGCATGCTGATGGCAGCCGCTCGCTTGAACCTGCCGGGTCTTGTTGTGCTGGGCGGCGTAATGCCGAACCACATCAAGCCGAAGGAATCCAAAGCGGCAAGACGCGCATTCCTCGACGGCAAGCTGGACGAAAAAGGCCTGGTTGAAGTAACCAACCAATACTACCCAGGCCCTGGCGCGTGCCCGTTCCTTGGAACAGCCAACACGATGCAAGGTCTCTCCGAGGCGCTCGGCATGGCTATGCCGAATACGTCCTGGATGCAGGCATTGTCGGACGAGCAGCTGGATGCCGCAGAAGCCGCAGGCCGTCAAGCGGTCGAGCTGGTGAAGAAAGGCATTACGCCAAGCCAGATCATGACCCGCGAAGCGTTCGAGAACGCGATTTCCGTACTGCTGGCTATGGGCGGCTCGCTGAATGCTTGCCTGCATCTGCCTGCGATTGCGCATGAGCTCGGCATTGAACTGCCGATGACCCTGTTCGACGACATCAGCCGCCGCGTTCCGTTCCTGGCGGGTGTAACGCCGAATAACCAAGAATATACCACGAACGACCTGCAGCGCGCCGGAGGCATGAAAGCTTTAATGAAGGAACTCGGCGGACTGCTGCACACCGGTGCTCTGACCGTAACGGGCGATATCGTAGAGAACAATATTGCGGACGCAGAGGTGCTGGACCGCGATGTCATCCGCACGCTGGAAGAGCCGCTCGACAAGGAAGGCGGCGTAGCCGTACTGGTAGGCAACCTGGCGGCAGACGGCGCCCTGATCAAGCAGTCGGCGGTAGCTCCTGAGCTGAGAAGCTTCACGGGACCGGCGAAGGTGTTCAACTCCGAGGAAGCTTTCTCGGATGCTTATGAAGCGGGCCTGATTGAGGAAGGCGATGCGGTCGTTATCCGCTATGAAGGACCGAAAGGCGGACCGGGCATGCGCGAACTGCACCGCTGTACGGAAATCCTCGGCAAGTTCAAGCGCGCCGCGCTCGTTACGGACGGCCGTTTCTCGGGCGCAACATCGGGTCTGTCGATTGGTTACGCGAGCCCCGAGGCTGCTGAAGGCGGAACGATTGCTCTGGTACAGGACGGCGATCTGATCGAGATCGACATCGCAACCCGCAAGCTTCAGCTGCATGTCTCGGATGAAGAGCTGGCGAAGCGCGCGAAGCATCTGGAAGAGTTCAAGGTCGAGGCCAGTAAGCTGCTTCGTCTGTACGCACAGCATGCTTCCTCGGCATCCAAGGGCGGCGTGCGCGTAGTGTCCGAAGGCAACAGCGAATCGCAGGTCAGCAAAGAGGAGGTAACCGTATGCCAAAAGTAG
- a CDS encoding transglutaminase family protein, translating to MNYEIVHTNTFTYETQVDQSLNTIRLKPLTDEVQRLLMYRAEITPASLTQEYTDLWGNQVETFFIPEKHNLLEVKTTSVVSIQRGSFIYEIQYSKRMQDIFHSQQFRQHYLSFLNETDYTLLLPEQLSEVNRGLGEMDNPVQYALRVMRYVYETFTYCGEVTSVNTLARQAFELKKGVCQDLAHVMIGILRACRIPARYVSGYLYVGEDSALKGDAATHAWVEVMVPGIGWVGLDPTNNVEALDNHIRVGTGRDYADVSPLQGVYRGGSSTLDVGVSVTLLEHPGE from the coding sequence ATGAACTATGAAATTGTGCATACGAATACGTTCACATATGAAACACAAGTCGATCAAAGCTTGAATACGATCCGGCTTAAACCCTTGACGGATGAAGTACAGCGGCTGCTGATGTACCGGGCGGAGATCACGCCGGCTTCCCTGACCCAAGAATATACCGATCTGTGGGGCAATCAGGTGGAGACTTTTTTTATACCCGAGAAGCATAATCTGCTGGAAGTGAAGACCACGTCGGTCGTGAGCATTCAGCGAGGTTCCTTTATCTATGAAATCCAGTATTCGAAGCGGATGCAGGATATTTTTCATTCCCAGCAATTCCGTCAGCATTATCTGTCCTTTCTGAACGAGACCGACTATACCCTGCTGCTCCCGGAGCAGTTGTCGGAAGTGAATCGCGGGCTGGGCGAGATGGACAATCCCGTGCAGTACGCTTTACGGGTCATGAGGTATGTATACGAAACGTTCACCTATTGCGGGGAGGTGACAAGTGTGAACACGCTGGCCCGGCAGGCTTTTGAGCTGAAAAAAGGGGTGTGCCAGGATCTGGCTCATGTCATGATCGGCATCCTGCGTGCGTGCCGCATCCCGGCCCGGTATGTCAGCGGGTATTTGTACGTCGGCGAAGATTCCGCCCTTAAAGGCGATGCGGCCACTCACGCTTGGGTCGAGGTGATGGTGCCCGGCATCGGCTGGGTCGGCCTGGACCCGACCAACAATGTGGAGGCGCTGGACAATCACATCCGCGTCGGAACAGGCCGCGATTATGCTGACGTCAGCCCTCTGCAGGGCGTTTATCGCGGAGGCAGCAGCACGCTGGACGTCGGCGTGTCCGTGACGCTGCTGGAGCATCCGGGGGAATGA
- a CDS encoding LacI family DNA-binding transcriptional regulator, protein MDSINQPPRPPQKATIADVAKAAGVSKTTISRYLSGDYKSISDATLQRIKQSVKELRYRPSRLARGLRQDRSYSIGMIFADISNPFSTSVLKGAEDVCTKQGYSMIVCNTDNDPEKEKNYIAMMHAQRVDGLIIHPTGQNLENLRELSEDQIPIVLIDRRIPGLKVDTVGTDNEQAMIEATGHFLDQGFERIGFFSQPIQRVSSRIERAQTFVRILSAAGHPSVDDIYEYEPRIQGQFDEQLDRFIAETQGQYRMIFAVNVVTQLKLINALQKRGLRIPEDVGFAGVDDSEWAPVVGSGLTTIAQPTFEIGNKAMERILERIAGDNGPEQHFALSANLITRGSTPSRNAKIL, encoded by the coding sequence ATGGATTCCATCAATCAGCCCCCAAGGCCGCCGCAAAAGGCGACAATCGCCGATGTAGCCAAGGCCGCCGGGGTTTCCAAGACGACCATTTCCCGCTATTTGAGCGGTGACTATAAATCGATTTCAGATGCAACTCTGCAAAGAATTAAACAAAGCGTGAAAGAGCTCCGCTACCGCCCGAGCCGGCTGGCCCGGGGCCTGCGCCAGGACCGCAGCTATTCCATCGGCATGATCTTCGCAGACATTTCCAACCCCTTCTCCACCTCCGTTCTGAAGGGGGCCGAGGACGTGTGCACGAAACAGGGGTACAGCATGATTGTGTGCAATACGGATAACGATCCCGAGAAGGAAAAAAATTATATCGCGATGATGCATGCCCAGCGCGTTGACGGGCTGATCATCCACCCGACCGGACAGAACCTGGAGAATCTGCGGGAACTCTCGGAGGACCAAATTCCGATCGTATTGATCGACCGCAGAATCCCGGGACTTAAAGTCGATACGGTAGGGACAGATAATGAACAGGCCATGATCGAAGCGACGGGGCATTTTCTTGATCAAGGATTTGAGCGGATCGGCTTCTTCTCGCAGCCGATTCAGCGTGTCAGCTCCCGGATTGAGCGGGCCCAGACCTTTGTCCGGATTCTGTCTGCGGCCGGACATCCCAGCGTCGACGATATTTACGAATATGAGCCCCGGATTCAGGGGCAGTTCGACGAACAACTGGACCGGTTTATTGCCGAGACGCAGGGTCAATACCGCATGATTTTTGCGGTCAATGTAGTAACCCAGCTCAAATTGATCAATGCTCTGCAGAAGCGGGGGCTCCGCATCCCCGAAGATGTCGGCTTTGCCGGTGTTGACGATTCGGAGTGGGCGCCCGTGGTCGGTTCCGGACTCACAACGATTGCGCAGCCGACCTTTGAGATTGGCAATAAGGCGATGGAGCGGATTCTGGAGCGGATAGCCGGCGATAACGGACCGGAGCAGCATTTTGCCTTGTCTGCGAATTTGATCACAAGAGGTTCAACTCCATCAAGAAATGCTAAGATCCTGTGA